The Methanolacinia petrolearia DSM 11571 genome has a segment encoding these proteins:
- a CDS encoding IS5 family transposase: MSENWYINFVKTSLEVIRNSHVPLRSSKFSKKKYTQHQLLTLIILKEKIGKDYRDFTELLPNLTTITDIIQLEEIPHYTTLQKFLSRIPSLTFRIILKNVIRRLHQKGEIIRITSIDSTGFTSSYASHYYSKRINKTRKSFIKASIAVDSDKLIILGWKFSKVPVHDSQHAKSLINQVIRIKKSDCFTMDKGYDSEKIHQYIRENIGAESIIPVRKWNGNIYSGKYRKEMIENFNQEKYGQRNMVETVFSVIKRKYNENVRSRKYFNQIKEIKIRMLIHNMTL; this comes from the coding sequence ATGTCTGAAAACTGGTACATCAACTTTGTGAAAACGTCTCTTGAGGTAATCAGGAATTCTCATGTACCTTTACGCTCTTCAAAATTTTCGAAGAAAAAATATACTCAGCACCAGCTTCTAACATTAATCATATTAAAAGAAAAGATAGGTAAAGATTATCGGGATTTTACAGAATTACTTCCAAATTTAACCACGATTACAGATATTATCCAATTAGAAGAAATACCCCATTATACAACTCTTCAAAAATTTCTATCAAGAATTCCCTCACTCACATTCAGAATTATCTTGAAAAATGTAATTAGAAGATTACACCAGAAAGGAGAAATTATCAGGATTACATCAATAGATTCTACTGGATTTACCAGTTCATATGCAAGTCATTACTATTCAAAAAGAATCAATAAAACTCGTAAAAGTTTTATTAAGGCTTCTATTGCTGTTGATTCTGATAAATTAATTATCTTGGGGTGGAAGTTTTCAAAGGTACCGGTACATGACTCTCAACATGCAAAATCACTGATAAATCAAGTCATAAGAATAAAAAAATCAGATTGCTTCACGATGGATAAAGGATATGATTCTGAAAAAATTCATCAATATATCAGAGAGAATATTGGGGCTGAATCTATAATTCCTGTCAGGAAATGGAATGGAAATATCTACTCTGGAAAGTACAGGAAGGAAATGATTGAGAATTTCAATCAGGAAAAATACGGGCAGAGAAATATGGTGGAGACTGTATTCTCAGTAATTAAAAGGAAATACAATGAGAATGTCAGATCGAGGAAATATTTCAACCAGATAAAAGAGATCAAAATCAGAATGCTAATCCACAATATGACTCTCTAA
- a CDS encoding site-specific integrase → MAKSVFHRGESVYNGNRSIQKHQDSGELSESDTELIKKYISERQATRHIGEGRSNKITFCLVGWKRFLTKPDPDNSEISIPINYKDLTISDLYRGINNLKNGTSSKGKPFKRNTIHDHIVILKGFLRWLTDEGYIDIPDKKINEISAPGTDFDTTLPEDIITKDEIIQLIKACDNSRDRALIAVHYQTAARPAETAHLRWGDITLDEYGAEVRVTDRKRAHQKGTTYRYPYITWATPYLAAWMNDYVSPEGLGLAVQGSTGKPPSNDLVFLTSRGTMIDYIRFTRIIDKAKERAGIKKRITPHLFRKSRITHMLAEGYSETTVKEIAWGNAGTGMIRTYSKLSKADIRNEILDRAGIIKKAEVAPPILPRTCYKCDTQNAPTAEYCNKCGEPLTDEAKNRQAEKVDRVFTEIDEDPRLKIINEKLAAFKQELLKEIQ, encoded by the coding sequence ATGGCTAAATCGGTATTTCACAGAGGCGAAAGCGTCTATAATGGTAATAGGAGTATTCAGAAACATCAGGACAGCGGGGAACTTTCCGAATCAGACACAGAGCTGATTAAAAAATATATATCTGAGCGACAGGCAACAAGGCACATAGGAGAAGGAAGATCCAATAAAATAACTTTCTGTCTCGTCGGATGGAAACGGTTTCTTACAAAACCCGATCCCGATAACTCTGAAATATCGATCCCTATTAATTACAAAGATCTGACTATATCAGATTTATACAGGGGGATAAATAATCTAAAAAATGGCACATCGTCAAAAGGAAAGCCATTTAAGCGAAATACCATTCATGATCATATTGTAATTTTAAAGGGTTTTTTAAGATGGTTAACTGATGAGGGATATATAGACATTCCAGATAAAAAGATAAATGAAATTTCCGCCCCCGGCACAGATTTTGATACGACACTCCCCGAGGACATTATAACAAAAGACGAGATCATACAGTTGATCAAGGCATGCGATAACAGCCGCGACCGGGCATTAATAGCGGTTCACTACCAAACCGCCGCCCGCCCCGCAGAAACTGCCCATCTTCGATGGGGAGATATAACCCTTGATGAATACGGGGCAGAAGTGCGGGTTACTGACAGAAAGAGAGCACACCAAAAGGGCACTACATATCGTTATCCGTATATTACGTGGGCTACTCCTTACCTCGCCGCATGGATGAATGATTACGTCAGCCCGGAAGGGTTGGGGCTTGCCGTTCAGGGTTCAACTGGGAAACCCCCTTCAAACGATCTTGTTTTTTTAACCTCTCGCGGCACTATGATCGATTATATCAGATTTACCCGTATTATTGACAAGGCAAAAGAGAGAGCGGGAATTAAAAAAAGAATAACTCCTCACCTATTCCGAAAATCACGAATAACCCACATGCTCGCGGAAGGATATAGCGAAACCACAGTAAAAGAAATTGCATGGGGAAACGCCGGTACGGGGATGATCCGCACCTATTCAAAACTGTCAAAGGCAGACATAAGAAACGAAATCTTAGATCGTGCAGGCATAATTAAAAAAGCAGAAGTAGCCCCGCCGATATTGCCCCGGACTTGTTACAAATGTGATACACAGAACGCACCAACAGCCGAATATTGTAATAAATGCGGGGAACCACTCACAGACGAGGCAAAAAACCGGCAGGCGGAAAAAGTTGATCGTGTCTTTACTGAAATAGACGAAGATCCCAGGTTAAAAATTATCAATGAAAAATTAGCGGCTTTCAAACAAGAACTCTTAAAAGAGATTCAATAA